Genomic window (Streptomyces sp. LX-29):
GGGGTGTCCGCCCCTGCCCGCGCGTCTCCGCGGCGGAGGACGCGTCTCCCGGGTCGTGCCACGCCCGCCCGCGCGGTCCGCCGTTCGCGTACGGGGCGCGTCGCCATGCCGGGGCAGCGGCGAGCACCGAGCGCGTCCCCAGGCGCCGCCCCGGATTTTCCTATGAGCCCCCGGTGGTGGGCGGTCGCCGGTGACGTTGCGTCAAACCGGTGAGCCTTTCGGGGCGTCCGGCGCGACGGCGTGGGTCCTGACGTCGCACCACGGCGGGCCCCGCCGTCGCGGAGGGTAGCGGAGTCGGTCATACCGGATAGCGCGCTGAAATCGGGGAAGTGATCGAATCTGTCGTGGATCAGGCCCACAGTGTGATGTATCTGAGCCTTCCGGCGCAGGAGTGGATGGGGAGGACACGCCGCCGGGGCCGCTTCGCCGAAACACCGCACGCGTCGCGTGGCCGCGCCGCTACGGTAAGTCGCGATGTGGTCGCTGGGGGGCGCGGCGAGCCGATGGCCGGGAGGTAGAGACGACATGGGGCACTCACAGCAGGGCGGAACGCATGCCGAACTGCTCGACGGGCTGCTCGCCCGTGCCCAGAACGGGTTCGAGATCGACGAGGCGCTGCTCGTCCGGTTGCGTGACGCCCTGATGCACCAGACCGAGCTGCGCTCGTGCCGTCAGTGCAACGAGCCGCGCGGGCCGCTCGGTTACAGCACGTACCGGCACATCTTCCTGCTGCCCGACGGCAGCAGCGTGATGCTGTGGGAGCTGGAGCACAACACCGGCGCCGAGGAGCGCCCGCTGTACGAGCTGTACGACGACGAGGGTGCGTTGCTGGCCGCGGAGCGCCGGGTGCACGAGCGGACCGGTGGCGGCCGGTGGGACGAGTTCGACTCCGTGCCGCTGTGGATCCCGGAGCAACTGCTCAACGGCGCACCGCCGATGACGACGTCCCGCGCCTACGTCGCCGACAACTCGCCCGACCACGCCCGCCGTGTGCTGCGCCGCGCGGAGAACCCGGACCGGCCGGGCGAGGACGTGGAGCGACTGCTCACCACCGCCTTCGCGCACGACATCGCGCTCGCCCCCAAGCCGCGCCGGCGGTCGGGCGGTCCCGACGGGACGTGGTGCCGCTTCTACGAGCACGCGTTCCTGCTCGCCGACGGCGACGAGATCAGCCTGTGGGAGCTGGAGCACAACCTGACCAGCGACGGGCGGCTGGTGTGCGAGGTCTACCTCGACGAGGTCGCCGCGGAGCTCGCGGCCGACCGGCACGCCCGCGCGCTCGGGGTGGAGCTGTGAGGGCCCCACGCGCTCGGGATGGAGCGGTGAGCGGCCGCGCTCGGGGTGGAGCCGTGAGCGGCCGCGCCTAGCCGCCGTCGAGCCGTCTGGCCGCTGTCGGGCCGTCTGGCCGTGGTCGTGTCGCCTGGCCGCCGTCGCGCGGTCTGGCCGCCGTCGGGCCGTCTGACCGTGCTCGTGTCGCCTGGCCGCCGTCGCGCGTCCTCGCGTCCTGTGTCCGTCGGCGGGCCCCGCGCCCGAGCGCCGAGCGCCCACGGCCTACGCCGGATGGCTGCTGTCGAGTCGCCCCGCGGGGCGCCAGCCGCGAGCCTTGTGGGAGCCGGCGGCGGGAGCGGTGGCGCCGCCCGACGACGAAGCGA
Coding sequences:
- a CDS encoding DUF6227 family protein; its protein translation is MGHSQQGGTHAELLDGLLARAQNGFEIDEALLVRLRDALMHQTELRSCRQCNEPRGPLGYSTYRHIFLLPDGSSVMLWELEHNTGAEERPLYELYDDEGALLAAERRVHERTGGGRWDEFDSVPLWIPEQLLNGAPPMTTSRAYVADNSPDHARRVLRRAENPDRPGEDVERLLTTAFAHDIALAPKPRRRSGGPDGTWCRFYEHAFLLADGDEISLWELEHNLTSDGRLVCEVYLDEVAAELAADRHARALGVEL